Proteins encoded together in one Bos indicus isolate NIAB-ARS_2022 breed Sahiwal x Tharparkar chromosome 25, NIAB-ARS_B.indTharparkar_mat_pri_1.0, whole genome shotgun sequence window:
- the ARMC5 gene encoding armadillo repeat-containing protein 5, protein MAAAKSTPTDSLSFCLAQLTAAAGEGLGGRKDTATSETPLGRALLALRTRHVKAAGGIERFRARGGLRPLLALLRRAAAAGPAPSQAGAGSAPSSVESAASSGPAPSPGSAPSAASPATPSPPARLRKTLDLALSILANCCTEGACRAEVRRLGGILPLVTILQCVKTDSIQNRTARALGNLAMEPESCGDIHCAGAVPLLVESLTACQDSQCRQSVVRALRNLADSPQHRLALAQQGAVRPLAELLAAAPDPALTLALVRALLELSRGCSRACAEQLSLGGGLGPLVGLASHPKRAVREATILILANLCAQGLVRPALGNAGGVEVLLGELRRRRGLNGASPASQQPLVRAVCLLCREAINRARLRDAGGLELLMGLLRDPRASAWHPRVVAALVGFLYDTGALGRLQALGLVPLLAGQLCGEAGDEEEEGREAASWDFPEERTPERAEAGSFRSLQSWLISEGYAAGPGDISPDWSPECCPPPPEPADLTSPTSLRTPRALRPPGRSPTASAAEEPWGREGPALLLLSRFSQAPDPSGALVTGPALCGLLAYVTGAPGPPSPRALRILARLTCNPACLEAFVRSYGAALLRAWLVLGVAPDDWPALRTRQARRSQHQHRELGEMLLQNLTVQAESPFGVGALTHLLLSGSPEDRVACALTLPFICRKPSLWRRLLLDQGGLRLLLSALTRPAPHPLFLFFAADSLSCLQGLVSPTGSPAILPAIPLDLDPPSPCLYEPLLGPAPMPAPDLHFLLDSGLRLPAQRAASATASPFFRALLAGSFAEAQMDLVPLRGLSPSAAWPILHHLHGCRGCGAALGPVPPPGQPLLGSEAEEALEAAGRFLLPGLEEELEEAVGRIHLGPQGGPESVGEVFRLGRPRLAAHCARWTLGPGQCPRKRALALVGLVEAAGEEAGPLTEALLAVVMGVESGGKGPSLDC, encoded by the exons ATGGCGGCTGCGAAGTCAACCCCCACGGACTCGCTCTCGTTCTGCCTCGCGCAGCTCACGGCGGCGGCCGGGGAGGGTCTAGGTGGGCGAAAGGACACAGCTACCAGCGAGACACCCTTGGGCCGTGCGCTCTTAGCCCTCCGTACGCGCCACGTCAAGGCAGCCGGGGGAATAGAGCGCTTCCGGGCACGCGGCGGGCTCCGCCCCCTTCTCGCGCTGCTACGGCGAGCGGCTGCAGCGGGTCCCGCCCCGTCCCAGGCTGGCGCAGGCTCCGCCCCCTCGTCGGTCGAGTCAGCGGCTTCTTCTGGCCCCGCCCCTTCGCCGGGCTCCGCCCCCTCTGCTGCGTCACCAGCGACACCCTCGCCACCAGCGCGCCTGCGCAAGACGCTGGACTTGGCGCTCAGCATCCTGGCCAACTGCTGTACTGAAGGGGCGTGCCGGGCTGAAGTGCGCAGACTCGGAGGCATTCTCCCATTGG TGACTATTCTTCAGTGTGTGAAGACAGACAGCATCCAGAACCGAACCGCCCGTGCTCTGGGGAACTTAGCCATGGAACCTGAGAGCTGTGGGGACATCCACTGTGCTG gtgctGTTCCCCTGCTCGTGGAGAGCCTGACAGCCTGCCAGGACTCCCAGTGCCGCCAGAGTGTGGTCCGCGCCCTCCGCAACCTGGCGGACTCACCCCAGCACCGCCTGGCCCTGGCCCAGCAGGGAGCGGTGCGCCCACTGGCTGAACTTCTGGCTGCAGCACCAGATCCCGCGCTGACCTTGGCCTTGGTCCGTGCCCTCCTAGAGCTGAGTCGAGGCTGCTCCCGGGCCTGTGCTGAGCAGCTCAGTCTGGGTGGGGGACTCGGCCCACTGGTCGGCCTGGCCTCCCATCCCAAAAGAGCCGTGCGTGAGGCCACCATCTTGATCCTCGCCAACCTGTGCGCCCAGGGCCTGGTGCGGCCTGCCCTGGGCAATGCTGGGGGCGTGGAGGTGCTGTTGGGTGAACTCCGTCGGCGCCGGGGCCTCAACGGGGCAAGCCCAgcctcccagcagcccctggtGCGGGCCGTGTGTCTGCTGTGCCGGGAGGCTATCAACCGGGCCCGGCTGCGAGATGCCGGGGGCTTGGAGCTGTTGATGGGCTTGCTGCGGGATCCCCGTGCCAGCGCCTGGCACCCTCGTGTGGTGGCTGCCCTCGTGGGCTTCCTATATGATACAGGGGCCCTGGGCCGGCTTCAGGCTCTGGGATTGGTACCTCTCCTGGCTGGGCAGCTGTGTGGTGAGGCTGGCgatgaggaagaagaaggaagagaagctgcctcctgggacttccctgaggagaGGACCCCAGAGCGGGCAGAGGCGGGAAGCTTCCGAAGCCTCCA GTCCTGGCTGATCTCCGAGGGTTATGCTGCAGGCCCGGGAGACATCTCTCCCGACTGGTCCCCGGAGTGCTGTCCGCCTCCGCCAGAACCGGCCGATCTGACCAGCCCCACCTCGCTGCGGACGCCCCGCGCCCTGCGCCCGCCCGGCCGCAGCCCCACCGCCTCTGCCGCCGAGGAGCCCTGGGGCCGCGAGGGGCCGGCACTGCTGTTGCTGTCGCGCTTCTCCCAGGCTCCCGACCCCAGCGGGGCGCTGGTGACCGGCCCGGCCCTGTGCGGCCTGCTGGCCTACGTGACGGGCGCGCCGGGCCCGCCGAGCCCCCGCGCTCTGCGCATCCTGGCGCGGCTCACCTGCAACCCCGCCTGCCTCGAGGCCTTCGTGCGCAGCTACGGGGCGGCGCTACTGCGCGCCTGGCTGGTGCTCGGCGTTGCCCCCGACGACTGGCCGGCGCTGCGCACCCGGCAGGCCCGCCGCAGCCAGCACCAGCACCGGGAGTTGG GTGAGATGCTGCTGCAGAACCTGACTGTGCAAGCTGAGTCGCCCTTCGGAGTGGGAGCCCTCACCCACCTGCTGCTCTCTGGGAGCCCGGAGGACCGTGTGGCCTGCGCCCTGACCCTGCCCTTCATCTGTCG GAAGCCCTCTCTGTGGCGCCGGCTACTTCTGGACCAGGGCGGCCTCCGGCTCCTCCTCTCGGCGCTTACCCGGCCCGCTCCGCAcccactctttctctttttcGCCGCAGATTCCCTTTCCTGCCTCCAAGGCCTGGTGTCTCCCACGGGGAGCCCAGCCATCCTACCTGCAATCCCCTTGGACCTAGACCCACCCTCCCCTTGCCTCTATGAACCTCTGCTGGGCCCAGCCCCCATGCCAGCCCCCGACCTCCACTTCCTGCTGGACTCAGGCCTCCGGCTCCCTGCCCAGCGAGCCGCCTCAGCCACTGCCTCCCCTTTCTTCCGGGCCCTGCTGGCTGGCAGCTTTGCCGAAGCCCAAATGGACCTAGTGCCCCTCCGAGGCCTGTCGCCCAGCGCGGCCTGGCCCATCCTGCATCACCTGCATGGCTGCCGGGGCTGTGGGGCCGCCCTGGGGCCTGTACCTCCGCCAGGCCAGCCCCTGCTGGGCTCCGAAGCTGAGGAGGCTCTGGAGGCCGCTGGCCGTTTCCTGCTgccagggctggaggaggagctggaagaAGCTGTGGGCCGCATCCACCTGGGACCCCAGGGTGGCCCAGAGTCAGTGGGGGAGGTGTTCCGCCTGGGCCGGCCGCGGCTGGCTGCCCACTGCGCACGCTGGACCCTTGGGCCGGGGCAGTGCCCCCGGAAGCGGGCCCTGGCTCTGGTGGGGCTTGTGGAAGCTGCTGGCGAGGAGGCTGGGCCCCTGACCGAGGCCTTACTGGCTGTGGTGATGGGGGTGGAGTCAGGGGGCAAGGGTCCCAGCCTAGACTGTTGA
- the TGFB1I1 gene encoding transforming growth factor beta-1-induced transcript 1 protein isoform X1, with product MEDLDALLSDLETTTSHMPRSGALKERPPEPLTSPLTQMGPGESSGASGDKDHLYSTVCKPRSPKPAAPATPPFSSSCGVLGTGLCELDRLLQELNATQFNITDEIMSQFPSSKETAGEQKEDQSEDKKRPSPPPSPSPVLPKPSATSATLELDRLMASLSDFRVQNHLPASGPTPPPVPSSMSEDTPSPPGPTSKGSLDTMLGLLQSDLSRRGVPTQAKGLCGSCNKPIAGQVVTALGRAWHPEHFVCGGCSTALGGSSFFEKDGAPFCPECYFERFSPRCGLCNQPIRHKMVTALGTHWHPEHFCCVSCGEPFGDEGFHEREGRPYCRRDFLQLFAPRCQGCQGPILDNYISALSALWHPDCFVCRECFAPFSGGSFFEHEGRPLCENHFHARRGSLCATCGLPVTGRCVSALGRRFHPDHFTCTFCLRPLTKGSFQERAGKPYCQPCFLKLFG from the exons ATGGAGGACCTGG ATGCCCTTCTCTCTGACCTGGAGACCACAACCTCACACATGCCAAGGTCAGGAGCTCTAAAAGAGCGGCCCCCAGAGCCCCTCACGTCTCCTCTGACACAG ATGGGGCCTGGGGAATCTTCAGGAGCCTCTGGGGACAAAGACCATCTGTACAG CACGGTATGCAAGCCTCGGTCCCCGAAGCCTGCAGCCCCTGCCACCCCTCCATTCTCCTCTTCCTGCGGTGTCTTGGGCACGGGGCTCTGTGAGCTAGACAGGTTGCTTCAGGAACTTAACGCTACTCAGTTCAACATAACAG aTGAAATAATGTCTCAGTTCCCATCTAGCAAGGAGACAGCAGGGGAGCAGAAGGAGGACCAGTCTGAGGACAAGAAAAGGCCCAGCCC ccctcccagcccctcccctgttCTCCCAAAGCCTTCAGCCACCTCAGCCACCCTGGAGCTAGACAGACTGATGGCCTCACTCTCTGACTTCCGTGTCCAGAACCAT CTTCCAGCCTCAGGGCCCACCCCACCACCAGTGCCAAGCTCCATGAGTGAGGACACCCCTTCCCCACCAGGGCCCACCAGCAAAGGCAGCCTGGACACCATGCTGGGGCTGCTTCAGTCTGACCTCAGCCGCCGTGGCGTTCCCACCCAGGCCAAGGGCCTCTGTGGCTCCTGCAATAAACCCATTGCTGGGCAA GTGGTGACGGCGCTTGGCCGTGCTTGGCACCCTGAGCACTTCGTTTGCGGTGGCTGTTCCACCGCCCTGGGAGGCAGCAGCTTCTTCGAGAAGGATGGAGCTCCCTTCTGTCCTGAGTGCTACTTCGAGCGCTTCTCTCCGCGATGTGGCCTCTGCAATCAACCCATCCGACAC AAGATGGTTACTGCCTTGGGCACCCACTGGCACCCGGAGCATTTCTGCTGCGTTAGTTGCGGGGAGCCCTTCGGAGATGAGG GTTTCCACGAGCGGGAGGGCCGCCCCTACTGCCGCCGGGACTTCCTACAGCTGTTCGCGCCGCGCTGCCAGGGTTGCCAAGGCCCCATTCTGGACAACTACATCTCGGCGCTCAGTGCGCTCTGGCATCCGGACTGTTTTGTCTGCAGG GAATGTTTCGCTCCCTTTTCGGGAGGCAGCTTTTTCGAGCACGAGGGCCGCCCGCTGTGCGAGAACCATTTCCACGCGCGGCGCGGGTCTCTGTGCGCCACGTGTGGCCTCCCGGTGACCGGCCGATGCGTGTCGGCCCTGGGCCGCCGCTTCCACCCGGACCACTTCACCTGCACCTTCTGCCTGCGCCCGCTCACCAAGGGCTCCTTCCAGGAGCGCGCGGGCAAGCCCTACTGCCAGCCCTGCTTCCTCAAGCTCTTCGGCTGA
- the TGFB1I1 gene encoding transforming growth factor beta-1-induced transcript 1 protein isoform X2, whose translation MPRSGALKERPPEPLTSPLTQMGPGESSGASGDKDHLYSTVCKPRSPKPAAPATPPFSSSCGVLGTGLCELDRLLQELNATQFNITDEIMSQFPSSKETAGEQKEDQSEDKKRPSPPPSPSPVLPKPSATSATLELDRLMASLSDFRVQNHLPASGPTPPPVPSSMSEDTPSPPGPTSKGSLDTMLGLLQSDLSRRGVPTQAKGLCGSCNKPIAGQVVTALGRAWHPEHFVCGGCSTALGGSSFFEKDGAPFCPECYFERFSPRCGLCNQPIRHKMVTALGTHWHPEHFCCVSCGEPFGDEGFHEREGRPYCRRDFLQLFAPRCQGCQGPILDNYISALSALWHPDCFVCRECFAPFSGGSFFEHEGRPLCENHFHARRGSLCATCGLPVTGRCVSALGRRFHPDHFTCTFCLRPLTKGSFQERAGKPYCQPCFLKLFG comes from the exons ATGCCAAGGTCAGGAGCTCTAAAAGAGCGGCCCCCAGAGCCCCTCACGTCTCCTCTGACACAG ATGGGGCCTGGGGAATCTTCAGGAGCCTCTGGGGACAAAGACCATCTGTACAG CACGGTATGCAAGCCTCGGTCCCCGAAGCCTGCAGCCCCTGCCACCCCTCCATTCTCCTCTTCCTGCGGTGTCTTGGGCACGGGGCTCTGTGAGCTAGACAGGTTGCTTCAGGAACTTAACGCTACTCAGTTCAACATAACAG aTGAAATAATGTCTCAGTTCCCATCTAGCAAGGAGACAGCAGGGGAGCAGAAGGAGGACCAGTCTGAGGACAAGAAAAGGCCCAGCCC ccctcccagcccctcccctgttCTCCCAAAGCCTTCAGCCACCTCAGCCACCCTGGAGCTAGACAGACTGATGGCCTCACTCTCTGACTTCCGTGTCCAGAACCAT CTTCCAGCCTCAGGGCCCACCCCACCACCAGTGCCAAGCTCCATGAGTGAGGACACCCCTTCCCCACCAGGGCCCACCAGCAAAGGCAGCCTGGACACCATGCTGGGGCTGCTTCAGTCTGACCTCAGCCGCCGTGGCGTTCCCACCCAGGCCAAGGGCCTCTGTGGCTCCTGCAATAAACCCATTGCTGGGCAA GTGGTGACGGCGCTTGGCCGTGCTTGGCACCCTGAGCACTTCGTTTGCGGTGGCTGTTCCACCGCCCTGGGAGGCAGCAGCTTCTTCGAGAAGGATGGAGCTCCCTTCTGTCCTGAGTGCTACTTCGAGCGCTTCTCTCCGCGATGTGGCCTCTGCAATCAACCCATCCGACAC AAGATGGTTACTGCCTTGGGCACCCACTGGCACCCGGAGCATTTCTGCTGCGTTAGTTGCGGGGAGCCCTTCGGAGATGAGG GTTTCCACGAGCGGGAGGGCCGCCCCTACTGCCGCCGGGACTTCCTACAGCTGTTCGCGCCGCGCTGCCAGGGTTGCCAAGGCCCCATTCTGGACAACTACATCTCGGCGCTCAGTGCGCTCTGGCATCCGGACTGTTTTGTCTGCAGG GAATGTTTCGCTCCCTTTTCGGGAGGCAGCTTTTTCGAGCACGAGGGCCGCCCGCTGTGCGAGAACCATTTCCACGCGCGGCGCGGGTCTCTGTGCGCCACGTGTGGCCTCCCGGTGACCGGCCGATGCGTGTCGGCCCTGGGCCGCCGCTTCCACCCGGACCACTTCACCTGCACCTTCTGCCTGCGCCCGCTCACCAAGGGCTCCTTCCAGGAGCGCGCGGGCAAGCCCTACTGCCAGCCCTGCTTCCTCAAGCTCTTCGGCTGA
- the SLC5A2 gene encoding sodium/glucose cotransporter 2 isoform X2, with protein sequence MEEHTEAGSAPVLGEQKALIDNPADILVIAAYFLLVIGVGLWSMCRTNRGTVGGYFLAGRNMVWWPVGASLFASNIGSGHFVGLAGTGAASGLAVAGFEWNALFVVLLLGWLFVPVYLTAGVITMPQYLRKRFGGHRIRLYLSVLSLFLYIFTKISVDMFSGAVFIQQALGWNIYASVIALLGITMIYTVTGGLAALMYTDTVQTFVILAGAFVLMGYAFHEVGGYSGLFDKYLRAVTSLTVSEDPAVGNISSSCYRPRPDSYHLLRDPVTGDLPWPALLLGLTIVSSWYWCSDQVIVQRCLAGKNLTHIKAGCILCGYLKLMPMFLMVMPGMISRVLYPDEVACVVPEVCKRVCGTEVGCSNIAYPRLVVKLMPNGLRGLMLAVMLAALMSSLASIFNSSSTLFTMDIYTRLRPRAGDRELLLVGRLWVVFIVAVSVAWLPVVQAAQGGQLFDYIQSVSSYLAPPVSAVFVLALFVPRVNEKGAFWGLIGGLLMGLARLVPEFSFGSGSCVRPSGCPALLCRVHYLYFAILLFVCSGLLTLVVSLCTPPIPRKHLYRLVFSLRHSKEEREDLDAEELEGPTAAPVQNGRPEHAVEMEAPPPPRPGLLRQCLLWFCGVSRGGAGSPQRPTQEETTAAARRLEDISEDPRWARVVNLNALLMMAVATFLWGFYA encoded by the exons ATGGAGGAGCACACAGAGGCAGGCTCAGCACCAGTGCTGGGGGAACAGAAGGCTCTAATTGACAATCCTGCTGACATCCTAGTCATCGCTGCTTATTTCCTGCTGGTCATTGGTGTCGGCTTGTGG TCCATGTGCAGAACCAACAGAGGCACCGTCGGCGGCTACTTCCTGGCGGGACGGAACATGGTGTGGTGGCCG GTCGGGGCCTCTCTCTTTGCCAGCAACATCGGCAGTGGCCACTTCGTGGGCCTGGCAGGGACCGGTGCGGCGAGCGGCCTGGCGGTGGCTGGATTTGAGTGGAAT GCACTGTTCGTGGTCCTGCTACTTGGGTGGCTCTTCGTGCCAGTGTACCTGACCGCCGGCGTCATCACCATGCCGCAGTACCTGCGAAAGCGCTTCGGCGGCCATCGTATCCGCCTCTACTTGTCCGTGCTCTCGCTTTTTCTGTACATCTTCACCAAGATTTCG GTGGACATGTTCTCCGGGGCAGTATTCATTCAACAGGCTCTGGGCTGGAACATCTATGCCTCCGTCATCGCGCTCCTGGGCATCACCATGATCTACACTGTGACAG GAGGGCTGGCGGCACTGATGTACACGGACACGGTGCAGACCTTCGTCATTCTCGCCGGGGCCTTCGTCCTCATGGGTTACG CCTTCCACGAGGTGGGCGGGTATTCGGGGCTTTTCGACAAATACTTGCGGGCAGTGACGTCCCTGACGGTATCCGAGGATCCGGCCGTGGGCAACATCTCCAGCTCCTGCTATCGACCCCGGCCGGACTCCTACCACCTGCTCCGGGACCCTGTGACGGGGGACCTGCCATGGCCCGCGCTGCTTCTGGGGCTTACTATCGTGTCCAGCTGGTACTGGTGCAGCGACCAG GTTATAGTGCAGCGCTGCCTGGCTGGGAAAAACCTCACCCACATCAAGGCGGGCTGCATCCTGTGCGGCTACTTGAAGCTGATGCCCATGTTCCTCATGGTCATGCCTGGAATGATCAGCCGCGTTCTTTACCCGG ACGAAGTGGCGTGCGTGGTGCCCGAGGTGTGTAAGCGCGTGTGCGGCACCGAGGTGGGCTGCTCCAATATCGCCTACCCGCGGCTCGTCGTGAAGCTCATGCCCAATG GTCTGCGCGGACTCATGCTGGCGGTCATGCTGGCGGCGCTCATGTCCTCGCTGGCCTCCATcttcaacagcagcagcacactctTCACCATGGACATCTACACGCGCCTGCGGCCCCGCGCGGGCGACCGCGAGCTGCTGCTAGTAGGACG GCTCTGGGTGGTGTTCATCGTGGCCGTGTCGGTGGCCTGGCTGCCCGTGGTGCAGGCGGCGCAGGGCGGGCAGCTCTTCGATTACATCCAGTCGGTCTCCAGCTACCTGGCGCCGCCGGTGTCGGCCGTCTTCGTGTTGGCGCTCTTCGTGCCCCGCGTCAACGAGAAG GGCGCCTTCTGGGGACTGATCGGGGGCCTGCTGATGGGCCTGGCACGCCTGGTTCCCGAGTTCTCCTTCGGCTCCGGCAGCTGCGTGCGCCCCTCCGGGTGCCCGGCTCTCCTCTGCCGCGTCCACTACCTCTACTTCGCCATCCTGCTCTTCGTCTGCTCCGGCCTCCTCACCCTCGTGGTCTCACTGTGCACACCGCCCATTCCGCGCAAGCAC ctctACCGCCTGGTTTTCAGTCTCCGGCACagcaaggaagagagggaggaccTGGATGCTGAGGAGCTAGAAGGTCCAACCGCAGCCCCCGTGCAGAACGGGCGCCCTGAGCACGCAGTGGAGATGGAGG cgcccccacccccaaggccAGGCCTGTTGCGGCAGTGCCTGCTCTGGTTCTGTGGCGTGAGCAGGGGTGGGGCGGGCAGCCCCCAACGCCCTACCCAGGAGGAGACGACTGCTGCAGCCAGGCGGCTGGAGGACATCAGTGAGGACCCACGCTGGGCCCGCGTGGTCAACCTCAACGCCCTGCTCATGATGGCCGTGGCCACATTCCTCTGGGGCTTTTATGCCTGA
- the SLC5A2 gene encoding sodium/glucose cotransporter 2 isoform X1, which yields MEEHTEAGSAPVLGEQKALIDNPADILVIAAYFLLVIGVGLWSMCRTNRGTVGGYFLAGRNMVWWPVGASLFASNIGSGHFVGLAGTGAASGLAVAGFEWNALFVVLLLGWLFVPVYLTAGVITMPQYLRKRFGGHRIRLYLSVLSLFLYIFTKISVDMFSGAVFIQQALGWNIYASVIALLGITMIYTVTGGLAALMYTDTVQTFVILAGAFVLMGYAFHEVGGYSGLFDKYLRAVTSLTVSEDPAVGNISSSCYRPRPDSYHLLRDPVTGDLPWPALLLGLTIVSSWYWCSDQVIVQRCLAGKNLTHIKAGCILCGYLKLMPMFLMVMPGMISRVLYPDEVACVVPEVCKRVCGTEVGCSNIAYPRLVVKLMPNGLRGLMLAVMLAALMSSLASIFNSSSTLFTMDIYTRLRPRAGDRELLLVGRLWVVFIVAVSVAWLPVVQAAQGGQLFDYIQSVSSYLAPPVSAVFVLALFVPRVNEKGAFWGLIGGLLMGLARLVPEFSFGSGSCVRPSGCPALLCRVHYLYFAILLFVCSGLLTLVVSLCTPPIPRKHLYRLVFSLRHSKEEREDLDAEELEGPTAAPVQNGRPEHAVEMEGKALPLGVGAGELQEQSVLRLTVRPQLLPAPPPPRPGLLRQCLLWFCGVSRGGAGSPQRPTQEETTAAARRLEDISEDPRWARVVNLNALLMMAVATFLWGFYA from the exons ATGGAGGAGCACACAGAGGCAGGCTCAGCACCAGTGCTGGGGGAACAGAAGGCTCTAATTGACAATCCTGCTGACATCCTAGTCATCGCTGCTTATTTCCTGCTGGTCATTGGTGTCGGCTTGTGG TCCATGTGCAGAACCAACAGAGGCACCGTCGGCGGCTACTTCCTGGCGGGACGGAACATGGTGTGGTGGCCG GTCGGGGCCTCTCTCTTTGCCAGCAACATCGGCAGTGGCCACTTCGTGGGCCTGGCAGGGACCGGTGCGGCGAGCGGCCTGGCGGTGGCTGGATTTGAGTGGAAT GCACTGTTCGTGGTCCTGCTACTTGGGTGGCTCTTCGTGCCAGTGTACCTGACCGCCGGCGTCATCACCATGCCGCAGTACCTGCGAAAGCGCTTCGGCGGCCATCGTATCCGCCTCTACTTGTCCGTGCTCTCGCTTTTTCTGTACATCTTCACCAAGATTTCG GTGGACATGTTCTCCGGGGCAGTATTCATTCAACAGGCTCTGGGCTGGAACATCTATGCCTCCGTCATCGCGCTCCTGGGCATCACCATGATCTACACTGTGACAG GAGGGCTGGCGGCACTGATGTACACGGACACGGTGCAGACCTTCGTCATTCTCGCCGGGGCCTTCGTCCTCATGGGTTACG CCTTCCACGAGGTGGGCGGGTATTCGGGGCTTTTCGACAAATACTTGCGGGCAGTGACGTCCCTGACGGTATCCGAGGATCCGGCCGTGGGCAACATCTCCAGCTCCTGCTATCGACCCCGGCCGGACTCCTACCACCTGCTCCGGGACCCTGTGACGGGGGACCTGCCATGGCCCGCGCTGCTTCTGGGGCTTACTATCGTGTCCAGCTGGTACTGGTGCAGCGACCAG GTTATAGTGCAGCGCTGCCTGGCTGGGAAAAACCTCACCCACATCAAGGCGGGCTGCATCCTGTGCGGCTACTTGAAGCTGATGCCCATGTTCCTCATGGTCATGCCTGGAATGATCAGCCGCGTTCTTTACCCGG ACGAAGTGGCGTGCGTGGTGCCCGAGGTGTGTAAGCGCGTGTGCGGCACCGAGGTGGGCTGCTCCAATATCGCCTACCCGCGGCTCGTCGTGAAGCTCATGCCCAATG GTCTGCGCGGACTCATGCTGGCGGTCATGCTGGCGGCGCTCATGTCCTCGCTGGCCTCCATcttcaacagcagcagcacactctTCACCATGGACATCTACACGCGCCTGCGGCCCCGCGCGGGCGACCGCGAGCTGCTGCTAGTAGGACG GCTCTGGGTGGTGTTCATCGTGGCCGTGTCGGTGGCCTGGCTGCCCGTGGTGCAGGCGGCGCAGGGCGGGCAGCTCTTCGATTACATCCAGTCGGTCTCCAGCTACCTGGCGCCGCCGGTGTCGGCCGTCTTCGTGTTGGCGCTCTTCGTGCCCCGCGTCAACGAGAAG GGCGCCTTCTGGGGACTGATCGGGGGCCTGCTGATGGGCCTGGCACGCCTGGTTCCCGAGTTCTCCTTCGGCTCCGGCAGCTGCGTGCGCCCCTCCGGGTGCCCGGCTCTCCTCTGCCGCGTCCACTACCTCTACTTCGCCATCCTGCTCTTCGTCTGCTCCGGCCTCCTCACCCTCGTGGTCTCACTGTGCACACCGCCCATTCCGCGCAAGCAC ctctACCGCCTGGTTTTCAGTCTCCGGCACagcaaggaagagagggaggaccTGGATGCTGAGGAGCTAGAAGGTCCAACCGCAGCCCCCGTGCAGAACGGGCGCCCTGAGCACGCAGTGGAGATGGAGGGTAAGGCACTGCCCCTGGGAGTTGGGGCGGGGGAGCTGCAGGAGCAGAGTGTCCTCAGACTTACTGTCAGGCCTCAACTTCTCCCagcgcccccacccccaaggccAGGCCTGTTGCGGCAGTGCCTGCTCTGGTTCTGTGGCGTGAGCAGGGGTGGGGCGGGCAGCCCCCAACGCCCTACCCAGGAGGAGACGACTGCTGCAGCCAGGCGGCTGGAGGACATCAGTGAGGACCCACGCTGGGCCCGCGTGGTCAACCTCAACGCCCTGCTCATGATGGCCGTGGCCACATTCCTCTGGGGCTTTTATGCCTGA